A window of Nisaea sediminum genomic DNA:
AACCGTTACTCGACGATTTTGGCGACGACGCCGGCGCCGACGGTGCGGCCGCCTTCGCGGATCGCGAAGCGCAGGCCTTCATCCATGGCGATCGGCGCGATCAGCTGAACCGTCATCGCGATGTTGTCGCCCGGCATCACCATCTCGGTGCCTT
This region includes:
- a CDS encoding EF-Tu C-terminal domain-related protein, producing the protein GTEMVMPGDNIAMTVQLIAPIAMDEGLRFAIREGGRTVGAGVVAKIVE